The region CAACTACCCTTAGTTGACCGGCCTGCTTCTGGTAAAGTGCTGCCCCAAGGCCCTGTTCTGACGCATCCGTGGGAATAATAAATGGCTGGGTGTATTGAGGGTAAGCCATCACAGGTGGGTTACTAATAGCACTGATAAGCTTATCGATTGCAGCTTGGTGTTCACTGGTCCAGTTGACTGGCTCCCGGGATGATACTTGTCCCTTATTTCTGACTGGTCTTGTATTTCTCCTCTAAGTTCGCCGCGGCGACTGTCCTCTCTTTTCAGGTTCTTTAAGGAGATCGTAAAGGGGCTTTGCAATCTTGGCGAAAGCACTAATGTACCTCCTGTAATAGCTTAATAGTCCTGTTAGTTTACGGACTTCACCCACAGTCTCTGGCATAGATTCTCTAAGACTCGTTACCGCTTTAGTAGTCTCGGGATCAATACTGTGTCCAGACTGGTTTACAATTCGGCCTAAATAGCGGACCTCTCTCTGGAACAGACTACACTTGCTTGGCTTCAATTTCCATGTTTGCGCAGGCGTCTCAACACTATTCGCAAATTTTCCACATGTTCTTCAAACGTTCCACTATAAACTATGACATCGTCCAAGTAAGGAATGCAAATATCGTCGCGGATACCTTCCAAACAATCTTTCATGAACCGCTGAAAGCTTGCTGGTGCATTACTCAGCCCAAATGGGATCCGAGTCCATTCATACAGACCCCAAGGTGTGATGAAGGCAGTCAGGTGTCTGCTCTTTTCCCCAACAAAACCCTGATGATACGCCTTTTCCTGGTCTAACACTGAAAACCAGGAATTCCCTCCAAGATTATCCAGTGTCTCTTGGATTCTTGGTATTGGGTGCCTATCTGGTACTGTCTTACGGTTCAGCTCCCTGTAATCCACGCACAGGCGTAACCCTCCATCTTTCTTCCTTACACACACCACAGGAGATGAATAATTTGACTGAGACTTAGTTATCCATCCCTGGTTGAGCAGATCTTCAATGCAGTGTTTAACTTCAGCATACAGGGGACGGGGAATTGAGGAATAGCTCTTCTGGACTGGCGTGGTGTCTGACAACTCCAAATTTAACTGAAGTCCCTCTATCCGTctcatatcatcatcatcttgggAGAATGACGCAGCCTCCTCCTCTCGCATGGTCATGGCCAACTGGCGTTGACTTTCTGTCAGGTCACCTAACACCACGGCTGGTGTCTTGAAGGACTTTCTTTCATTAGCAACTTCCCTGTTTACTTGATGTTGGGGTACTGATGGGTTTCCATCCTGGAGTGAGGTACCACCTGTTCCCTTTGGATCCACAGCTTCCGAACGAGGGAGGTCCTTTCTTACTACTTCCAAAGGGGTAACCGATTCCACTAGCTGCAAGTGTCCCAGTAGCGTTCGCCGGCCAAGGACTACATCATGCTTTGAGGGGTTACGGACTGTAATGTTCACCCTGTGTGGCGACCCTCGCAGTAGGGTGAGGAGCTGTTCTACAACTTCCATGTCGGCTGGCCAAGGCATACCTGGGTCTGGTTCAAATAACACTGGTGTCCTCTCCTCTAGAGAACCACAGTTAATTCTACACGGTACTGTCACTGCCTGCCCTCGTGGTACCGTCAGATTGCGCTTACCATTCTTCAACACACCCATGTCCTCCATACTTGCATTTTGCACCAAATCAACCAACGCAGTAACATTCTCCAGTGCTACTTCCTTTAAAGCCGTATTCATGATGTCAACAATGGAGCTGCTTCCTTCGATTTCTCTATCCTTCACTACTTCTTCTATTACATTGTACCCAATGATTGGAGTACAAGTCTCTTGCGATGAGGAATGGTACAGTTAGAGAACTTGATGACTCTGTGTCCGACGAGAGCTGAAACTGTACTTCCACCCACCCTTCAAATGGTATGGTTCCACCATTTGCTGTTCTTAAGTTCAGTCCTACATCCTCGCCAAGCAACTCTTCAATGTTCCTTAACTTTGAGGAAGGCAAATATTCCTCAAGCCAGTGTCACCTTAGCGGCTCATTTTAATGTACAAACGTGCCTTAAGCACGTTAAAGAATTGTTTTCACGCACTGGGAATAAAAAACGACCCAGCACTACAAATTctcttaacaaaaaaaaacaacaagccCAAATCTCAAGCCACGTGACATTACGTCACGAGCAAAACCGGAAACGAATGAATGGTAGCCACACCGGCCCCTAAATGGGAATGAAAACAGTCACATTTACATGCAAAGAAACAGGGCTACCAACTACAACTTGTACATAAAGGGTTTGAATCTCAGATAACTGTTCTGTTCGCAAAGTCCTTAAGGTAAAAGAGGTCTTAAACTCGACTGTTTAAAGTCACATCTACAAGTTCCATCTGGCTCTGTAAGCCACATTAAGCCTTCAAGGTTAATCTAAACAGTTCAGTCCATTTCAAGCAAACATAACTTGGTCACTGGGCGTGTCAGCTCAGTCGTACTTTCTTCGCTCAGAGGCTCTCCCTTGCGCTGTCGTTTAGCGCGTGTCGCAACCATACAGCTCGTCTTCACTCTCGCTGTGCGCACTAATCCGTCTCGACTAGGCATGACCTCCACGACTCGTCCAAGCGGCCATTTGCCTCTAGGGAAGGACTTGTCTGCCAACAGGACTAAATCACCGACCTTCAAGTTTCTTCTTAGCGTGTTCCACTTCTTCCTCTCTAACAAGTTTGGGAGGTATTCTATTGTCCATCTGAGCCAGAACAAATTGGCTAAATACTGTGCTTGCCTCCAAGCACGTCTACAGCTGAGGTCATCTTTATCAAATATTCCCGGTGGTAAGTCCGGACACGGACGTAAATGTAGCAGATGATTAGGGGTCAGTGGCTGTTCATCAAGGGCGCTGTCACTGTTCCGAGTGAGAGGTCTGGAATTTAAGATGTTCACCGCTTCGGACATCACAGTTGAAAGTACTTCATCAGATACTAACTGCTCCTTTAAAATGGCCTTCAAAATCTGTCTCACGGAACGTATCATCCGCTCCCATGCCCCTCCCATGTGGCTCGCTGAGGGTGGATTAAAAATCCATTCAATCTGTTTCTGTCTGCAGAAGTTGTTGATCTTGTGTTGATTCCACTCTTCGATAGCTTCTTGCAGCTCCTTGTCTGCCTTTATGAAGTTACTTCCTTGGTCGCTCCTTATTTGCTCTGGATAGCCACGAACGCTGATGAATCTTCTAAGGGCATTAATCATCGAATCGGTGTCTAAGGAGTGGGCTATCTCGATATGCACCGCACACGTTGTTAAACAGGTGAAGAGACAGCCATATCTCTTAACACGGGATCTTCCTTGCTTAACTTCAAGTGGTCCAAAATAATCAACACCCACATAAGTGAAAGGTGGTTTCTCGGGTGCAAACCTCGCTTCTGGTAGATCTGCCATGAACTGGTTCCCAGGGCACGCACTTCTCTGCCGTTGACAGGTCATGCATCTTCCTAAAACACGCCGCACCGCCGATCTCCCCTTCACAATCCAAACCGCCTCTCTCAAGGATGACAAGACAGATTCTTGCCCCATATGACCCAAGTTTTCATGACACTGCTTAATAATGAGGTCAGTCACATGATGCTTGTATGACAGGATAATAGGATGCTTCCTTTCGTCACCAATGGGTGCATTTACTAGTCGACCTCCGACCCTCAATAGACCTGCCTTAAGCTGAGGAGTCAGCTGACGTATTGATGCACCGACCTTCTTTAAAACCTTCTTTGGGTACTTCTTATCCTCACAACACTTTGTTGCCGAAAGTACATCAATGACTTCTGGAAAGGCCACTTGCTGAACTCGTTTAAGTATCTCTCTTTCGGCTACTTGGAGCTCTGCAACTGTCAAATGGCCAAAGTTCGTCGATTGCATTTCACTGGACTTGAGTAAAGAGTCACTTGCAGTCGACACCTTCTTTTTTGACAGAACCTTCATTTGCAGATACAATTTGTAGCGTAACAACCACGCAATGGAACATTTCAATTTCCACCAACAGGAGAAGTACGAAATCAGGTCATCCAAAACATTACTTTGAACAGCAGAGACATAAATCTGAGCCTCTTTCCTAACTTCTACATCATCATCTCCTAAGACAGGAATTTTGATCAATCTGGGTCAGTGACTCTCGTCTTCCCACAGGAACTTGGGTCCTTTCAACCAACGGTCATCCTTCAACATGGTGTCTATTTTAAGACCTTTCGAACCATCATCAGCAGGATTATCGTCCCGGTTCACATATCTCCACTCTGAGGGTTTAGAGCCATTGCGTATCACTGTCAGGCGATTAGACTCAAACGTGTGGAATCTCTTTGATTCATTGTTGATGCACTTTAGCACGGAAGTTGAGTCACTCCAATAGCAAACACGGTCTATTGTCATGTCCAATTCTTCTCGAATTATCTTAGAGAGCCTTACGGAGATAACAGCGGCTGTCAGTTCCAATCTTGGAATCGAAATTTCCCGTATGGGAGCCAATCTTGCCTTTCCCATCACAAATACACAGTGTAATTGGTTGGTCACATCTTTCAAACGAAGGTATGCAACAGCTGCATATCCTTGACGAGAAGCGTCCGAGAAGAGGTGCAACTGTACTTCTTTAACTTCACCAAATCCCTTGGGTTTGAAACAGCAGTCTACCTGTATTTGATGCAATTTTGGGAGATCGTCTAGCCAGCGCTTCCATTGTTCTTTGTCGGTTTCTTCCAACGTATCATCCCAACCAAGCCTCTTGCTACTGAGCGTTTGCAACAACAACTTGGCTTTCATGGCGTATGGTGCAATGAATCCCAGTGGATCAAAGAGGGAGTAAACAGCTGACACAATTCCTCTACGTGTCACTGGTTTCTGACTCACTCGCTGCAACATCTTCTCCATAACTCCCCATACAAACTTGTCTTCTTCTATGTTCCATTTAAGTCCAAGAGCACTCTCTGTCGGGAGTTGCTCAAGCTCT is a window of Montipora foliosa isolate CH-2021 chromosome 5, ASM3666993v2, whole genome shotgun sequence DNA encoding:
- the LOC138002273 gene encoding uncharacterized protein, which encodes MKVLSKKKVSTASDSLLKSSEMQSTNFGHLTVAELQVAEREILKRVQQVAFPEVIDVLSATKCCEDKKYPKKVLKKVGASIRQLTPQLKAGLLRVGGRLVNAPIGDERKHPIILSYKHHVTDLIIKQCHENLGHMGQESVLSSLREAVWIVKGRSAVRRVLGRCMTCQRQRSACPGNQFMADLPEARFAPEKPPFTYVGVDYFGPLEVKQGRSRVKRYGCLFTCLTTCAVHIEIAHSLDTDSMINALRRFISVRGYPEQIRSDQGSNFIKADKELQEAIEEWNQHKINNFCRQKQIEWIFNPPSASHMGGAWERMIRSVRQILKAILKEQLVSDEVLSTVMSEAVNILNSRPLTRNSDSALDEQPLTPNHLLHLRPCPDLPPGIFDKDDLSCRRAWRQAQYLANLFWLRWTIEYLPNLLERKKWNTLRRNLKVGDLVLLADKSFPRGKWPLGRVVEVMPSRDGLVRTARVKTSCMVATRAKRQRKGEPLSEESTTELTRPVTKLCLLEMD